A single Gambusia affinis linkage group LG20, SWU_Gaff_1.0, whole genome shotgun sequence DNA region contains:
- the LOC122823084 gene encoding plexin domain-containing protein 1-like isoform X1, whose amino-acid sequence MGLCAVLLICLSQAELGRVWAQECKDAYRGTALRTDGDTASFQRTRGDRQNQHKHREARNAQAEGGGGVDISPLPDNMTRIVEDSQKYYIWESFGPTDRKTELLWVDLNNLHKSQVRIHGILSNTHRQAARVALSFDFPFYGHNIRQIIVATGGFMFMGEITHRMLTATQYVAPLMANFDPSFSKNSTVRYMDNGTLFVVQWDKVRLKDRENEGPFTFQAALHSNGSIIFNYREVPVPVEKINSTEHPVKVGLSDAFMAILPASQLSDAKQRTIYEYHRVEIDTTKIVSGSAFEFTPLPTCLQHTSCELCLTSNLTTGCGWCNTLQRCSDGIDRHRQEWLDYNCPEESKGKCEDYNPMLPEATMSSFNNLSPESTTSLADLEEQPVTRDIEPSSPNHRGITENTAIIAGVVAALVLLVTLTLLAVYYINTHPTVAPPFYLMQRRTNNYWPSMKFRNQSCHSTYAEVELGVHEKEGFIEAEHCC is encoded by the exons ATGCATATAGAGGGACTGCTCTGAGGACGGATGGAGACACAGCCAGTTTTCAACGAACCAGGGGAGACCGGCAgaaccaacacaaacacagagaagccCGCAACGCACAggctgaaggaggaggaggagttgaTATCAGTCCCCTTCCAGACAACATGACCCGTATAGTG gaggACTCTCAAAAATACTACATATGGGAGAGTTTTGGTccaacagacagaaaaactgaactGTTGTGGGTTGACCTGAACAATCTGCATAAAAGTCAAGTCAGAATCCACGGCATCCTGTCCAACACACACCGACAGGCTGCG AGAGTGGCACTCTCCTTTGATTTCCCTTTCTATGGACACAACATAAGACAAATTATTGTAGCAACGGGGG GGTTCATGTTCATGGGCGAGATAACTCATCGGATGCTGACTGCAACACAGTATGTAGCGCCCCTTATGGCCAACTTTGACCCCAGCTTCTCTAAAAACTCCACAGTGAGGTATATGGACAATG GTACTCTGTTTGTGGTGCAGTGGGACAAGGTGCGACTAAAGgacagagaaaatgaaggaCCCTTTACTTTTCAGGCAGCCCTCCACAGTAATGGGAGTATTATTTTCAACTACAGAGAG GTTCCTGTACCAGTGGAGAAGATTAACTCCACAGAGCATCCAGTTAAAGTCGGACTGTCTGATGCTTTCATGGCAATCCTCCCTGCTTCACAGCTCTCAG ATGCAAAGCAGCGTACCATCTATGAGTATCATCGTGTTGAGATTGACACCACAAAAATAGTCAGTGGGTCTGCCTTTGAATTCACCCCTCTGCCGA CTTGTCTACAGCACACATCCTGTGAACTCTGCCTAACATCCAACTTGACAACTGGTTGTGGATGGTGCAACACACTCCAACG aTGTTCTGATGGCATTGACCGGCATAGACAAGAGTGGCTGGATTACAACTGCCCTGAGGAG TCTAAAGGTAAATGTGAAGACTACAACCCTATGCTGCCTGAGGCAACTATGAGCTCGTTCAATAACTTGTCCCCCGAATCAACAACTTCCTTAGCAGACCTCGAAGAGCAGCCAGTCACTAGAG ATATAGAGCCCAGTTCTCCTAACCATAGGGGGATAACAGAGAACACAGCCATCATAGCAGGGGTGGTGGCTGCCTTAGTTTTGCTGGTAACGCTGACATTACTGGCAGTTTACTACATCAACACACACCCCACAGTTGCTCCACCATTCTACCTCATGcag cgacGCACAAATAACTACTGGCCCTCCATGAAGTTTCGTAACCAGAGCTGTCACTCCACCTACGCTGAAGTCGAACTTGGCGTTCATGAGAAGGAAGGTTTCATCGAAGCAGAGCACTGCTGCTAA
- the LOC122823084 gene encoding plexin domain-containing protein 1-like isoform X2, translated as MTRIVEDSQKYYIWESFGPTDRKTELLWVDLNNLHKSQVRIHGILSNTHRQAARVALSFDFPFYGHNIRQIIVATGGFMFMGEITHRMLTATQYVAPLMANFDPSFSKNSTVRYMDNGTLFVVQWDKVRLKDRENEGPFTFQAALHSNGSIIFNYREVPVPVEKINSTEHPVKVGLSDAFMAILPASQLSDAKQRTIYEYHRVEIDTTKIVSGSAFEFTPLPTCLQHTSCELCLTSNLTTGCGWCNTLQRCSDGIDRHRQEWLDYNCPEESKGKCEDYNPMLPEATMSSFNNLSPESTTSLADLEEQPVTRDIEPSSPNHRGITENTAIIAGVVAALVLLVTLTLLAVYYINTHPTVAPPFYLMQRRTNNYWPSMKFRNQSCHSTYAEVELGVHEKEGFIEAEHCC; from the exons ATGACCCGTATAGTG gaggACTCTCAAAAATACTACATATGGGAGAGTTTTGGTccaacagacagaaaaactgaactGTTGTGGGTTGACCTGAACAATCTGCATAAAAGTCAAGTCAGAATCCACGGCATCCTGTCCAACACACACCGACAGGCTGCG AGAGTGGCACTCTCCTTTGATTTCCCTTTCTATGGACACAACATAAGACAAATTATTGTAGCAACGGGGG GGTTCATGTTCATGGGCGAGATAACTCATCGGATGCTGACTGCAACACAGTATGTAGCGCCCCTTATGGCCAACTTTGACCCCAGCTTCTCTAAAAACTCCACAGTGAGGTATATGGACAATG GTACTCTGTTTGTGGTGCAGTGGGACAAGGTGCGACTAAAGgacagagaaaatgaaggaCCCTTTACTTTTCAGGCAGCCCTCCACAGTAATGGGAGTATTATTTTCAACTACAGAGAG GTTCCTGTACCAGTGGAGAAGATTAACTCCACAGAGCATCCAGTTAAAGTCGGACTGTCTGATGCTTTCATGGCAATCCTCCCTGCTTCACAGCTCTCAG ATGCAAAGCAGCGTACCATCTATGAGTATCATCGTGTTGAGATTGACACCACAAAAATAGTCAGTGGGTCTGCCTTTGAATTCACCCCTCTGCCGA CTTGTCTACAGCACACATCCTGTGAACTCTGCCTAACATCCAACTTGACAACTGGTTGTGGATGGTGCAACACACTCCAACG aTGTTCTGATGGCATTGACCGGCATAGACAAGAGTGGCTGGATTACAACTGCCCTGAGGAG TCTAAAGGTAAATGTGAAGACTACAACCCTATGCTGCCTGAGGCAACTATGAGCTCGTTCAATAACTTGTCCCCCGAATCAACAACTTCCTTAGCAGACCTCGAAGAGCAGCCAGTCACTAGAG ATATAGAGCCCAGTTCTCCTAACCATAGGGGGATAACAGAGAACACAGCCATCATAGCAGGGGTGGTGGCTGCCTTAGTTTTGCTGGTAACGCTGACATTACTGGCAGTTTACTACATCAACACACACCCCACAGTTGCTCCACCATTCTACCTCATGcag cgacGCACAAATAACTACTGGCCCTCCATGAAGTTTCGTAACCAGAGCTGTCACTCCACCTACGCTGAAGTCGAACTTGGCGTTCATGAGAAGGAAGGTTTCATCGAAGCAGAGCACTGCTGCTAA